Sequence from the Anaerolineae bacterium genome:
AGGCCGGCAAAAGCAGCAAGGGAAGGGCTCGGCTATACCCTGCTTCCGCCGGCGTCAGCCAAGCCAGGTGAAACCAGCGCTGGAGCAGGCTCAAACCCCGCCCAAAGGGCGCATTCCGGGGGTCCGGCAGCCATCCCACCCCTTCCATCTTCGCGCTACTTCGAGGCGTGGTGGTGCCGTCCCCGGCCGTCATCCGCACTTGGTCTTCGGGCACGGGTTCCAGCACCCCTTCCAGAAAACGAAAAGCCGGCCGGGCGTAGGGAAAGCGCCTTTTCTGAAACCCTCGATACCAGGCGCTCCCATCCCGGTCCACCCACCCCAGGGTGACCCAAAGGCAGGTCACCGTGTGTCGTCCCAAGGTGAGCCCTTCCCCCACCGGCAAGGCCACCACCCGATGGAACACCCGCTGTTGCCGGAACACCGGCCGGAAAAAAAAGGTTACCAACGCTTCCTATGCTTCGAGCAAACGGGGGTCTCGCGCTATCCTGCTCATAGGAGCACCTCTTGGTTGGGATGTTGTCCGTCTCTACTTGGCCAGAGGTGCTCCCTTTTTGTCAAAAAAGGCCAAACTTCTGCCTCGACCCTCTCTGAGGGTCGAGGCAAAGGAAGCCTCAAGCCGGACTTGGGGCTCCCTCTGCGTGCAGAACGGCCGCTTCGGTGGCGTAGATGATGGCCAGGGCGACGGCGCCTATCGCCGTGGCGTGGCGCCCCAGCACGGCCGCGGTGATACGGGCGGCCTGGGCCAGGGGGGCAGGCTGCGCCGCTGCACCTCACGGCGTACCGGTTCCAGCAGCAGGTCGCCCACCTGGGCCACCCCGCTGCCGAAAACCACCACAGCCGGGTTGAGCAGGTTGATCAGATTGGCCACGGCGATGCCCAGGTATTCCCCGGCTTGGCGCAGGATTTGCTGCGCCACCAAGTCGCCCCGGCGGGCGGCCAGGGCCACTTCGTGGGCGGTCAGCGTCTCGGGAGGGCCGATGATCAGGGCGAGTTGGGTGGGCTGTTGGGCGCGCACGGCCTCCTGAGCCTGGCGGGCGATGGCCCGTCCCCCGGCCAGGGCCTCCAGGCAGCCCCGGTTGCCGCAGGTGCAGCGGGGGCCGTTTTCCACGATGGTCAGGTGCCCGATTTCGCCGGCGCTACCGGTGGCGCCGCAGTAAATCTGGCCGTGGATCACCCATCCGGCCCCGATGCCCGAACCGACCTTGATGTAAAGCAAAGGGTCGGCGCCGTAGGCCCATTCGCCAAAAGCGCCCAGATTGGCGTTGTTGTTGAGCAACACCGGCCTTCCCCAAGCCTCGACCAGGGCCTCACGGATGGGGTAACCGTGCCGGCGACCGGGCATGACGGGTGGGGTTTTTACCGTACCGGCCTGCTGGTCCACCGGGCCGGGAACCCCCACCCCGTAGGCGCGAATGTGCACGGGGCCACCTGCGCCGCTTCCACGGCCTGTTGGACCTGCTCTTGCACCGTGTGCAGGCAGGCCCCAGGCCCGTCCTCGATGCGGCAGGGGATTTCGCGGTCGGCCAGCACCCGCGCCGCCATGTCGGCCACGCTCGCCGTCAGATGGGTGACCCCCATGTCCGCGCCCACCACCGCCCCCCAATGGGGGTTGAATTCCAGCATTTGCGGGCGTCGTCCCCCCTGGGCCGGGCCTTTGTGGATTTCGTGGGTCAGGCCCAGACGGAGGAAATCGTTTACAATAGGCGTAACGGGGCGGCCCGGCCCAGGCCCAACTCGCGGGCCAACATGGCCCGCGAAATCCCTCCCGGTGCCGAGCGAATACGCTCCAGGAGGGCCAGTTTGTTCAATGACCCAACAGGAGGGTTGGCTTCGGGCATAAATCTCCGCTGCATGACGGGAAACCAGGCGTGAATCTGCGTTCAAGCATAGGTATCCCGCCTGATTTGTCAAGTAAACGAACAAAGTTGCACTTTTTGTTTGTTTTCCTCGCGAATCAAGGAGGTC
This genomic interval carries:
- a CDS encoding ROK family protein, producing the protein MHIRAYGVGVPGPVDQQAGTVKTPPVMPGRRHGYPIREALVEAWGRPVLLNNNANLGAFGEWAYGADPLLYIKVGSGIGAGWVIHGQIYCGATGSAGEIGHLTIVENGPRCTCGNRGCLEALAGGRAIARQAQEAVRAQQPTQLALIIGPPETLTAHEVALAARRGDLVAQQILRQAGEYLGIAVANLINLLNPAVVVFGSGVAQVGDLLLEPVRREVQRRSLPPWPRPPVSPRPCWGATPRR
- a CDS encoding ROK family protein is translated as MLEFNPHWGAVVGADMGVTHLTASVADMAARVLADREIPCRIEDGPGACLHTVQEQVQQAVEAAQVAPCTFAPTGWGFPARWTSRPVR